One part of the Pannonibacter sp. XCT-53 genome encodes these proteins:
- a CDS encoding winged helix-turn-helix transcriptional regulator, which translates to MDINLLVKITSRAWALSILDKLHLGIPGRQAALLAATGAGRTAFLQSLEHLVTLGLLERNPGHGHPLRPEFRLTPAGVAAAGLAHEVLKAVRQDEQDLLRLSWTLPVLATLQAAHPFGEIRRSLPSITDRALSHSLRSMEQRTWIHRHVEETTRPPRPLYMAINNGAVVSSLAGAVLGR; encoded by the coding sequence ATGGACATAAACCTCCTTGTCAAGATCACCTCGAGAGCCTGGGCATTATCCATTCTGGACAAGCTCCATCTCGGCATTCCCGGCCGGCAGGCCGCCCTGCTGGCTGCGACCGGAGCTGGCCGGACGGCCTTTCTGCAAAGCCTTGAGCATCTGGTGACGCTTGGGCTTCTGGAGCGCAATCCGGGCCATGGACATCCCCTTCGTCCCGAGTTTCGCCTGACGCCGGCAGGCGTGGCGGCGGCCGGCCTCGCGCATGAGGTTCTCAAGGCCGTCAGGCAGGACGAACAGGATCTCTTGCGCCTGAGCTGGACCTTGCCGGTCCTGGCCACGCTTCAGGCGGCCCACCCGTTCGGCGAGATAAGGCGCAGCCTGCCGTCGATCACCGACCGGGCGCTGTCGCACTCCTTGCGCTCCATGGAGCAGCGAACCTGGATCCACCGCCATGTCGAGGAAACGACACGGCCGCCAAGACCGCTCTACATGGCGATCAACAACGGCGCGGTCGTCAGCAGCCTGGCCGGCGCGGTGCTCGGGAGATGA
- the nuoE gene encoding NADH-quinone oxidoreductase subunit NuoE: MAVRRLAAEQPDSFAFSAENLAWAKKVIDRYPAGRQASAVIPLLWRAQEQNEGWVSEPAIRYIAEMLGMPHIRVLEVATFYTMFQLQPVGRKAHIQVCGTTPCQLRGAEDLIRVCKSKIAAHAHELSADGNFSWEEVECLGACVNAPMVQIFKDTYEDLTPDSLEKLIDDISAGREVTPGPQINRRFGAPEGGPTSLTDIADDTQGVLPVPHVVDGSEKASQAFAGPAINSGGKDFNGVPDSAEVSVARVQAEVAARKAAEAAAKNEG, from the coding sequence ATGGCGGTTCGCAGACTTGCCGCGGAACAACCGGACAGCTTCGCCTTCTCGGCGGAGAACCTCGCCTGGGCGAAGAAGGTCATCGACCGCTATCCCGCCGGGCGTCAGGCTTCGGCCGTCATCCCGCTGCTGTGGCGCGCGCAAGAGCAGAACGAAGGCTGGGTCAGCGAGCCGGCCATCCGCTACATCGCCGAAATGCTCGGCATGCCGCACATCCGCGTGCTGGAAGTGGCGACGTTCTACACCATGTTCCAGCTCCAGCCGGTGGGCCGCAAGGCCCATATCCAGGTCTGCGGCACCACCCCCTGCCAGCTTCGCGGCGCGGAAGACCTGATCCGGGTCTGCAAGTCGAAGATCGCGGCCCATGCGCATGAGCTGTCGGCCGACGGCAACTTCTCCTGGGAAGAGGTCGAGTGCCTGGGCGCCTGCGTCAACGCGCCGATGGTCCAGATCTTCAAGGACACCTACGAGGACCTGACGCCGGACAGCCTCGAGAAGCTGATCGACGACATTTCCGCCGGGCGGGAAGTCACGCCCGGGCCGCAGATCAATCGCCGCTTCGGCGCGCCCGAAGGCGGCCCGACGTCGCTGACGGACATTGCCGACGACACCCAGGGCGTTCTGCCCGTTCCGCATGTGGTGGACGGGTCCGAGAAGGCCTCGCAGGCCTTTGCCGGCCCGGCAATCAACAGCGGTGGCAAGGACTTCAACGGTGTACCGGATTCGGCTGAAGTATCAGTTGCACGTGTGCAGGCTGAAGTGGCCGCCCGCAAGGCTGCTGAAGCCGCAGCCAAGAACGAGGGGTGA
- a CDS encoding HU family DNA-binding protein — MNKNDLIAAVAEKTGLTKAQAGEAVDATFEAVTQALKAGDEVRIIGFGNFSVSERAATEGRNPRTGETIKIPASKTPKFKAGKGLKDAVNG, encoded by the coding sequence ATGAACAAGAACGATCTGATCGCGGCCGTGGCCGAGAAGACCGGCCTGACCAAGGCGCAGGCCGGCGAAGCCGTCGATGCGACCTTCGAGGCCGTGACCCAGGCGCTCAAGGCCGGCGATGAAGTCCGCATCATCGGCTTCGGCAACTTCTCGGTTTCCGAGCGTGCTGCCACCGAAGGCCGCAACCCGCGCACTGGCGAAACGATCAAGATCCCGGCCTCCAAGACGCCGAAGTTCAAGGCCGGCAAGGGCCTCAAGGACGCCGTCAACGGCTGA
- the nuoF gene encoding NADH-quinone oxidoreductase subunit NuoF, with product MLKDQDRIFTNIYGLHDWGLEGARKRGHWDNTKALLEKGRDWIIDEMKGSGLRGRGGAGFPTGLKWSFMPKASDGRPSYLVVNADESEPGTCKDREILRHDPHTLVEGCLVAGFAMGAVAAYIYVRGEFIRERERLQAAIDQAYDAGLLGKNNKNGYDFDIYVHHGAGAYICGEETALLESLEGKKGQPRLKPPFPANVGLYGCPTTVNNVESIAVAPTILRRGGAWFAGLGKPNNTGTKLFCISGHVNRPCTVEEELGIPFRELIERHCGGIRGGWDNLLAVIPGGSSVPCLTGEQIKDVAMDFDTLRGLGSGLGTAAVIVMDKSTDIIKAIARLSYFYKHESCGQCTPCREGTGWMWRVMERMVKGQSSREEIDMLFNVTKQVEGHTICALGDAAAWPIQGLIRNFRPVIEARIDDYVAKTRAPKPLVAAE from the coding sequence ATGCTGAAGGATCAGGATCGGATCTTCACCAACATTTACGGGCTCCATGACTGGGGTCTGGAGGGTGCGCGCAAGCGTGGCCACTGGGACAACACCAAGGCGCTGCTCGAGAAGGGGCGCGACTGGATCATCGACGAGATGAAGGGCTCCGGCCTGCGCGGTCGCGGCGGCGCCGGCTTCCCGACCGGTCTCAAGTGGTCCTTCATGCCGAAGGCCAGTGACGGGCGTCCGTCCTACCTCGTCGTCAATGCGGACGAGTCGGAGCCGGGCACCTGCAAGGACCGCGAGATCCTGCGCCACGACCCGCATACGCTCGTCGAGGGCTGCCTGGTCGCCGGCTTCGCCATGGGTGCGGTCGCGGCCTACATCTACGTGCGCGGCGAGTTCATCCGCGAGCGCGAGCGCCTGCAGGCGGCGATCGACCAGGCCTATGACGCCGGTCTGCTCGGCAAGAACAACAAGAACGGCTACGACTTCGACATCTACGTTCACCACGGCGCAGGGGCCTACATCTGCGGCGAGGAGACGGCGCTGCTCGAAAGCCTCGAGGGCAAGAAGGGCCAGCCGCGCCTGAAGCCGCCGTTCCCGGCGAATGTCGGCCTCTACGGCTGCCCGACCACCGTGAACAACGTCGAGTCCATCGCTGTCGCGCCGACCATCCTGCGGCGGGGCGGGGCGTGGTTCGCCGGTCTCGGCAAGCCGAACAACACCGGCACCAAGCTGTTCTGCATCTCCGGTCACGTGAACCGGCCCTGCACGGTCGAGGAAGAGCTGGGCATCCCGTTCCGCGAGCTGATCGAGCGTCACTGCGGTGGCATTCGCGGCGGCTGGGACAATCTGCTGGCGGTCATTCCGGGCGGGTCGTCCGTTCCCTGCCTGACCGGCGAGCAGATCAAGGACGTGGCGATGGATTTCGACACCCTGCGCGGCCTGGGCTCCGGTCTCGGCACCGCAGCGGTGATCGTCATGGACAAGTCCACCGACATCATCAAGGCGATCGCCCGCCTCAGCTACTTCTACAAGCACGAGAGCTGCGGCCAGTGCACGCCGTGCCGCGAGGGCACCGGCTGGATGTGGCGCGTCATGGAACGCATGGTCAAGGGTCAGTCCTCGCGCGAGGAGATCGACATGCTGTTCAACGTGACCAAGCAGGTCGAGGGCCACACGATCTGCGCCCTTGGCGATGCGGCCGCCTGGCCGATCCAGGGGCTGATCAGGAATTTCCGGCCCGTGATCGAGGCCCGCATCGACGATTACGTCGCCAAGACCAGGGCACCCAAGCCGCTGGTCGCGGCCGAGTGA
- a CDS encoding NuoB/complex I 20 kDa subunit family protein, translated as MGLTTSSGPLVAPQPKGLIDPATGKPVGANDAFFTQVNDELADKGFLVTSTDNLIQWARTGSLMWMTFGLACCAVEMMQMSMPRYDAERFGFAPRASPRQSDVMIVAGTLTNKMAPALRKVYDQMPEPRYVISMGSCANGGGYYHYSYSVVRGCDRIVPVDIYVPGCPPTAEALLYGVLMLQKKIRRTGTIER; from the coding sequence ATGGGACTGACCACGTCTTCCGGTCCGCTCGTGGCACCGCAGCCCAAGGGTCTGATCGACCCGGCAACGGGCAAGCCGGTCGGCGCCAACGATGCGTTCTTCACCCAGGTGAACGACGAGCTGGCCGACAAGGGCTTCCTCGTCACCTCCACCGACAATCTGATCCAGTGGGCCCGCACGGGCTCGCTGATGTGGATGACCTTCGGTCTCGCCTGCTGCGCCGTCGAGATGATGCAGATGTCGATGCCGCGCTACGACGCCGAGCGGTTCGGCTTTGCGCCCCGCGCCAGCCCGCGCCAGTCCGACGTGATGATCGTCGCCGGCACGCTGACCAACAAGATGGCTCCGGCCCTGCGCAAGGTCTATGACCAGATGCCCGAGCCGCGCTACGTCATCTCGATGGGCTCCTGCGCCAACGGCGGCGGCTACTATCACTATTCCTATTCGGTGGTGCGCGGCTGTGACCGCATCGTTCCGGTCGACATCTATGTCCCGGGCTGCCCGCCGACCGCAGAGGCGCTGCTCTACGGCGTGCTGATGCTGCAGAAGAAGATCCGCCGCACCGGCACGATCGAACGCTAG
- a CDS encoding NADH-quinone oxidoreductase subunit C: MDETLKELGEHIQQGLKDRLLSWTVAYGELTLVVSTLAVVDAIRFLRDDASCKFVNLTDICGVDYPSREKRFDVVYHLLSPVQNLRIRVKVATDEDTAVPSLVPVFPAAEWFEREAYDMYGILFSGHPDLRRILTDYGFDGHPLRKDFPVTGYVEVRYDDEKKRVVYEPVRLNQEFRNFDFLSPWEGTDYVLPGDEKATTN, encoded by the coding sequence ATGGACGAGACGCTCAAGGAACTCGGCGAGCACATCCAGCAGGGGCTGAAGGACAGGCTTCTGTCCTGGACGGTCGCCTACGGCGAACTGACGCTGGTGGTCAGCACGCTGGCGGTGGTCGACGCGATCCGCTTCCTGCGCGATGACGCGAGCTGCAAGTTCGTCAACCTGACGGATATCTGCGGCGTGGACTATCCGTCGCGCGAGAAGCGTTTCGACGTGGTCTATCACCTGCTGTCGCCGGTGCAGAACCTGCGCATCCGCGTCAAGGTCGCCACCGACGAGGACACCGCCGTGCCGTCGCTCGTTCCGGTCTTCCCGGCGGCCGAATGGTTCGAGCGGGAAGCCTACGACATGTATGGCATCCTGTTCTCCGGCCACCCGGACCTGCGCCGCATCCTGACGGACTACGGCTTCGACGGCCACCCGCTGCGCAAGGACTTCCCCGTCACGGGCTATGTCGAGGTGCGCTACGACGACGAGAAGAAGCGCGTGGTCTACGAGCCCGTGCGTCTGAACCAGGAATTCCGCAACTTCGACTTCCTCTCGCCCTGGGAAGGCACGGACTACGTGCTGCCGGGCGACGAGAAGGCAACGACGAACTAA
- a CDS encoding VOC family protein encodes MALIAVDQTITIAMSVKDRHRSADWYKEMLGFETIFQIEEAGWSELQTNTQNVTLGLGEHVQPAPGNCVPVFGIADLDAARAKLEGVGVRFDGPTEVIEGMVKLATFFDPDGNALMLAQNLMPAAA; translated from the coding sequence ATGGCACTGATCGCAGTGGATCAAACAATCACCATCGCCATGTCGGTCAAGGACCGGCACAGGAGCGCGGACTGGTACAAGGAGATGCTGGGCTTCGAGACGATCTTCCAGATCGAAGAGGCCGGCTGGTCGGAGCTGCAGACGAACACGCAGAATGTAACGCTTGGCCTCGGCGAGCATGTGCAGCCTGCGCCCGGCAACTGCGTTCCGGTCTTCGGCATCGCCGATCTCGATGCCGCGCGTGCCAAGCTGGAGGGAGTTGGCGTCCGGTTCGATGGCCCGACCGAGGTCATCGAGGGGATGGTCAAGCTTGCGACCTTCTTTGATCCGGACGGAAACGCCCTGATGCTGGCGCAAAACCTGATGCCGGCCGCCGCCTGA
- the lon gene encoding endopeptidase La has translation MSEIETRSLDEAGKTVYPVLPLRDIVVFPHMIVPLFVGREKSIRALEEVMTSDKHILLATQKNAADDDPEPGEIYEIGTLATVLQLLKLPDNTVKVLVEGGARAKITGYTGRTDFYEAEALVMPEKDGENIEVEALARSVVAEFENYVKLNKKVSPEVLGAVNQIEDYSKLADTIASHLAIKIPEKQDILGIVSVAERLERVLGLMESEISVLQVEKRIRSRVKRQMEKTQREYYLNEQMKAIQKELGDGEDGRDELAELEERIKKTKLTKEARERAHAEVKKLKQMSPMSAEATVVRNYLDWMLGIPWSKKSKVKHDLALAEQVLDADHFGLDKVKERIVEYLAVQARANKLKGPILCLVGPPGVGKTSLGKSIAKATGREFVRMSLGGVRDEAEIRGHRRTYIGSMPGKVIQSMKKAKRSNPLFLLDEIDKMGMDFRGDPSAALLEVLDPEQNNAFMDHYLEVEYDLSDVMFVTTANTLNIPAPLMDRMEIIRIAGYTEDEKVEICRRHLLPKAEKDHGLKSGEFSVEDEALRFVIRRYTREAGVRNLEREMATLARKAVKDILMQGVQTVHVDQAKVEKYLGVPRFRYGQAELEDQVGVVTGLAWTEVGGELLTIEGVMMPGKGKMTVTGNLRDVMKESISAAASYVRSRAIDFGIEPPLFDKRDIHVHVPEGATPKDGPSAGIAMATAVISVMTGIPVRRDVAMTGEITLRGRILPIGGLKEKLLAALRGGIKTVMIPEDNAKDLADIPDSVKNSLDIIPVSSMEEVLRNALVRMPEAIEWDESKAAAAAESRKAEEDAAGVVAH, from the coding sequence ATGAGCGAAATCGAAACGCGCTCCCTCGACGAGGCCGGCAAGACTGTCTATCCGGTGCTCCCCCTGCGCGACATCGTTGTGTTCCCGCACATGATCGTCCCGCTGTTCGTCGGCCGCGAGAAATCCATCCGCGCCCTCGAAGAGGTCATGACTTCCGACAAGCACATCCTGCTTGCCACCCAGAAGAACGCTGCCGACGATGATCCGGAGCCGGGCGAGATCTACGAGATCGGCACCCTGGCGACCGTGCTGCAGCTGCTGAAACTGCCCGACAACACCGTCAAGGTACTGGTCGAGGGTGGCGCGCGCGCGAAGATCACCGGCTACACCGGCCGCACGGACTTCTATGAAGCCGAAGCGCTGGTCATGCCGGAGAAGGACGGCGAGAACATCGAGGTCGAGGCCCTGGCCCGCTCGGTGGTGGCCGAGTTCGAGAACTACGTGAAGCTGAACAAGAAGGTTTCGCCGGAGGTTCTGGGCGCGGTCAACCAGATCGAGGACTACTCGAAGCTCGCCGACACCATCGCCTCGCATCTTGCGATCAAGATCCCGGAAAAGCAGGACATCCTCGGCATCGTCTCGGTGGCCGAGCGGCTCGAGCGCGTGCTCGGCCTGATGGAGAGCGAGATTTCCGTCCTGCAGGTGGAAAAGCGCATCCGCTCGCGCGTCAAGCGCCAGATGGAGAAGACCCAGCGCGAGTACTACCTCAACGAGCAGATGAAGGCGATCCAGAAGGAACTCGGTGACGGCGAGGATGGCCGCGACGAGCTGGCCGAACTGGAAGAGCGCATCAAGAAGACCAAGCTCACCAAGGAAGCGCGCGAGCGCGCCCATGCCGAGGTCAAGAAGCTCAAGCAGATGAGCCCGATGTCGGCGGAAGCCACCGTCGTGCGCAACTACCTGGACTGGATGCTCGGCATTCCCTGGAGCAAGAAGAGCAAGGTCAAGCATGACCTTGCTCTGGCCGAACAGGTGCTTGATGCCGATCACTTCGGTCTCGACAAGGTCAAGGAGCGCATCGTCGAGTATCTGGCCGTGCAGGCCCGGGCCAACAAGCTGAAGGGGCCGATCCTCTGCCTCGTCGGCCCTCCGGGCGTCGGCAAGACCTCGCTCGGCAAGTCCATCGCCAAGGCCACCGGCCGCGAGTTCGTGCGCATGTCGCTCGGCGGCGTGCGCGATGAGGCCGAGATCCGCGGCCACCGTCGCACCTACATCGGCTCGATGCCCGGCAAGGTCATCCAGTCGATGAAGAAGGCCAAGCGCTCCAACCCGCTCTTCCTGCTCGACGAGATCGACAAGATGGGCATGGACTTCCGCGGCGATCCGTCGGCGGCTCTGCTCGAGGTGCTGGATCCGGAACAGAACAACGCCTTCATGGATCACTATCTGGAGGTCGAGTACGACCTGTCGGACGTGATGTTCGTGACGACGGCGAACACGCTGAACATCCCTGCGCCGCTGATGGACCGCATGGAGATCATCCGGATTGCCGGCTACACCGAGGACGAGAAGGTCGAGATCTGCCGCCGGCACCTGCTGCCGAAGGCGGAAAAGGACCACGGCCTCAAGTCGGGTGAATTCTCGGTCGAGGACGAGGCCCTGCGCTTTGTCATCCGCCGCTACACCCGCGAGGCGGGCGTGCGCAACCTCGAGCGCGAGATGGCGACGCTGGCCCGCAAGGCCGTCAAGGACATCCTCATGCAGGGCGTCCAGACGGTGCATGTGGACCAGGCCAAGGTCGAGAAGTATCTCGGCGTGCCGCGGTTCCGCTATGGCCAGGCCGAGCTGGAGGACCAGGTCGGCGTCGTCACTGGTCTCGCCTGGACGGAAGTCGGCGGCGAGCTGCTGACCATCGAAGGCGTCATGATGCCCGGCAAGGGCAAGATGACGGTGACCGGCAACCTGCGGGACGTGATGAAGGAATCGATTTCGGCGGCGGCCTCCTATGTCCGCTCGCGCGCCATCGATTTCGGCATCGAGCCGCCGCTGTTCGACAAGCGCGACATCCACGTGCACGTGCCGGAAGGCGCGACGCCGAAGGATGGGCCGTCGGCCGGCATTGCCATGGCGACGGCCGTGATCTCGGTCATGACCGGCATCCCGGTTCGCCGCGATGTCGCCATGACCGGCGAGATCACCCTGCGGGGGCGCATCCTTCCGATCGGTGGTCTGAAGGAGAAGCTGCTGGCGGCCCTGCGTGGCGGCATCAAGACGGTGATGATCCCGGAAGACAACGCCAAGGATCTGGCGGACATTCCGGACAGCGTGAAGAACTCGCTCGACATCATCCCCGTCTCCAGCATGGAGGAGGTGCTGCGCAATGCCCTCGTCCGCATGCCGGAGGCGATCGAGTGGGACGAGAGCAAGGCCGCTGCGGCAGCCGAGAGCCGCAAGGCGGAAGAGGATGCGGCCGGCGTTGTTGCCCATTGA
- a CDS encoding NADH-quinone oxidoreductase subunit D, whose protein sequence is MAEAQVRNFNINFGPQHPAAHGVLRLVLELDGEVVTRVDPHIGLLHRGTEKLIEQKTYLQAVPYFDRLDYVAPMNQEHAYALAVEKMLGITVPMRGQLIRVLFSEIGRILSHLLNVTTQAMDVGALTPPLWGFEPREELMVFYERACGARMHAAYVRPGGVHQDLPRQLLDDIWDFCDPFLQTLDDIEGLLTDNRIFKQRNVDIGVVTLEEAWAWGFSGVMVRGSGAAWDLRKSQPYECYADLDFDIPIGKNGDCYDRYLIRVEEMRQSVRIMKQCLERLTKETGPVSATDGKIVPPKRGEMKRSMEALIHHFKLYTEGYHVPAGEVYAAVEAPKGEFGVYLVADGTNKPYRCKIKAPGYSHLQAMDYLCRGHQLADVSAILGSLDIVFGEVDR, encoded by the coding sequence ATGGCTGAAGCTCAGGTTCGCAATTTCAACATCAACTTCGGTCCGCAGCACCCGGCGGCGCACGGCGTGCTGCGCCTCGTGCTGGAGCTGGACGGCGAAGTGGTCACGCGCGTCGACCCGCATATCGGCCTGCTGCATCGCGGCACCGAAAAGCTCATCGAGCAGAAGACCTATCTCCAGGCCGTGCCCTATTTCGACCGCCTCGACTATGTGGCGCCGATGAACCAGGAGCACGCCTACGCGCTGGCGGTCGAGAAGATGCTCGGCATCACCGTGCCGATGCGCGGGCAGCTGATCCGCGTGCTGTTCTCGGAAATCGGCCGCATCCTGTCGCATCTCCTGAACGTGACCACGCAGGCCATGGACGTTGGCGCGCTGACCCCGCCGCTGTGGGGCTTCGAGCCGCGCGAAGAGCTGATGGTCTTCTACGAGCGCGCCTGCGGCGCCCGCATGCACGCAGCCTATGTGCGTCCCGGCGGCGTGCACCAGGACCTGCCGCGTCAGCTGCTCGACGACATCTGGGATTTCTGTGATCCGTTCCTGCAGACGCTGGACGACATCGAGGGTCTGCTGACCGACAACCGCATCTTCAAGCAGCGCAACGTCGACATCGGCGTCGTGACGCTCGAGGAGGCCTGGGCCTGGGGCTTCTCCGGCGTCATGGTGCGCGGCTCCGGGGCGGCCTGGGACTTGCGCAAGTCGCAGCCCTACGAATGCTACGCCGATCTCGATTTCGATATTCCGATCGGCAAGAACGGCGACTGCTACGACCGCTATCTCATCCGCGTGGAAGAGATGCGCCAGTCGGTCCGCATCATGAAGCAGTGCCTTGAGCGCCTGACCAAGGAAACCGGACCGGTGTCCGCCACCGACGGCAAGATCGTCCCGCCGAAGCGCGGCGAGATGAAGCGGTCGATGGAAGCGCTCATCCACCACTTCAAGCTCTACACCGAGGGCTACCACGTGCCGGCCGGCGAGGTCTATGCGGCCGTGGAGGCGCCCAAGGGCGAGTTCGGCGTCTATCTCGTGGCCGACGGCACCAACAAGCCGTATCGCTGCAAGATCAAGGCACCCGGGTACAGCCATCTTCAGGCCATGGACTATCTCTGCCGTGGCCACCAGCTCGCCGACGTGTCGGCGATCCTCGGATCGCTCGACATCGTGTTCGGTGAGGTGGATCGGTAA
- the nuoG gene encoding NADH-quinone oxidoreductase subunit NuoG, producing the protein MTKLIIDGNEVDVPADYTLLQACEAAGAEVPRFCYHDRLSIAGNCRMCLVEVKGGPPKPTASCAMGVKDLRPGPNGEPPVVLTKSPMVKKAREGVMEFLLINHPLDCPICDQGGECDLQDQAMAYGVDGSRFLENKRAVENKHIGPLIKTIMTRCIHCTRCVRFTTEVCGVADMGLIGRGEDAEITTYLEAALSSEMQGNAADLCPVGALTHKPYEFKARPWELVKTESIDVMDALGSAIRVDTRGREVMRVMPRLNEAVNEEWISDKSRYIWDGLKTQRLDRPYARKDGKLVPVTWAEAFQIIAERIKATTPDRIGALAGQLSGVEEMFALKLLMDSLGVKNIDSRYPGSPLHPNNGRASYLFNATVAGIDEADAIVLIGTNPRLEAPVLNARLRKRWVKGQVEISIIGQNADLTYPATYRGAGPDTLAALIDDASFLSGARKPLIIVGQGAINRPDGAAVLALAAKLAESRGAVRADWNGFSVLHTEAAQVGALDIGFVPGEGGLTTGQILAENSLDVLFLLGVDEIQIPAGAFVVYEGTHGDKGAHRADVILPGAAYTEKSAIYVNTEGRVQLGERAGFPLGEAREDWAILRALSAVLGKTLPFDSLTQLRAKLFQAHPHMAAIDAIAAGDPADVSRLAAQQGKASSAAFHNVISDFYLTNPIARASKVMAECSALAKARMAAAAE; encoded by the coding sequence ATGACAAAGCTGATCATCGACGGCAATGAAGTAGACGTTCCGGCGGACTACACCCTGCTTCAGGCCTGCGAGGCGGCCGGCGCCGAAGTGCCGCGCTTCTGCTACCACGACCGCCTGTCCATCGCCGGCAACTGCCGCATGTGCCTGGTGGAAGTGAAGGGCGGCCCCCCGAAGCCGACGGCCTCCTGCGCCATGGGCGTCAAGGACCTGCGTCCGGGCCCGAACGGCGAGCCGCCCGTCGTGCTCACCAAGAGCCCGATGGTCAAGAAGGCCCGCGAGGGCGTGATGGAGTTCCTGCTCATCAACCACCCGCTGGATTGCCCGATCTGCGACCAGGGTGGCGAGTGCGACCTTCAGGACCAGGCGATGGCCTATGGCGTCGATGGCTCGCGCTTCCTCGAGAACAAGCGCGCCGTCGAGAACAAGCACATCGGCCCGCTGATCAAGACGATCATGACGCGCTGCATTCACTGCACGCGCTGCGTCCGCTTCACCACCGAGGTCTGCGGCGTCGCCGACATGGGCCTGATCGGCCGTGGCGAGGATGCCGAGATCACGACCTATCTCGAGGCGGCCCTGTCGTCCGAGATGCAGGGCAACGCGGCCGACCTCTGCCCCGTCGGCGCGCTGACGCACAAGCCCTACGAGTTCAAGGCCCGCCCCTGGGAGCTGGTCAAGACCGAGAGCATCGACGTCATGGACGCGCTCGGCTCGGCCATCCGGGTCGACACCCGCGGCCGGGAAGTCATGCGTGTCATGCCGCGCCTCAACGAGGCGGTGAACGAGGAATGGATCTCGGACAAGTCCCGCTACATCTGGGACGGTCTCAAGACCCAGCGTCTTGATCGCCCCTATGCCCGCAAGGACGGCAAGCTTGTTCCTGTTACGTGGGCCGAGGCGTTCCAGATCATCGCCGAGCGCATCAAGGCGACGACCCCGGACAGGATCGGCGCCCTTGCCGGCCAGCTCTCCGGCGTCGAGGAGATGTTTGCGCTGAAGCTGCTCATGGACAGCCTCGGCGTGAAGAACATCGACAGCCGCTACCCCGGCTCGCCGCTGCATCCGAACAACGGGCGCGCAAGCTACCTGTTCAACGCCACGGTTGCCGGGATCGACGAGGCCGATGCGATCGTCCTGATCGGCACCAACCCGCGGCTGGAGGCCCCGGTGCTCAATGCCCGGCTGCGCAAGCGCTGGGTCAAGGGCCAGGTCGAGATCAGCATCATCGGCCAGAACGCCGACCTGACCTATCCGGCGACCTACCGCGGCGCCGGCCCGGACACGCTGGCGGCGCTGATCGACGATGCGTCGTTCCTGAGCGGCGCGAGGAAGCCGCTGATCATCGTCGGCCAGGGCGCGATCAACCGTCCGGATGGCGCCGCCGTCCTGGCGCTGGCCGCAAAGCTTGCCGAGAGCCGCGGTGCGGTCCGTGCCGACTGGAACGGCTTCAGCGTCCTGCACACGGAAGCTGCCCAGGTCGGGGCGCTCGACATTGGCTTCGTGCCGGGTGAGGGCGGCCTGACCACCGGTCAGATCCTGGCCGAGAACAGCCTCGACGTGCTGTTCCTGCTCGGCGTGGACGAGATCCAGATCCCGGCGGGCGCCTTTGTCGTCTACGAGGGCACCCACGGCGACAAGGGCGCGCACCGCGCCGATGTCATCCTGCCGGGGGCCGCCTACACGGAAAAGTCGGCGATCTACGTCAACACCGAAGGCCGTGTGCAGCTCGGCGAGCGCGCCGGTTTCCCGCTGGGCGAAGCCCGCGAGGACTGGGCCATCCTGCGCGCCCTGTCGGCCGTGCTCGGCAAGACGCTGCCGTTCGACAGCCTGACCCAGCTGCGCGCGAAGCTCTTCCAGGCGCATCCGCACATGGCGGCCATCGACGCGATCGCGGCCGGCGACCCGGCCGACGTGTCGCGTCTTGCCGCCCAGCAGGGCAAGGCCAGCTCGGCCGCGTTCCACAACGTGATCAGCGATTTCTATCTGACCAACCCGATCGCCCGCGCGTCGAAGGTGATGGCGGAATGCTCCGCCCTCGCAAAGGCGCGGATGGCGGCGGCAGCGGAATAA
- a CDS encoding NADH-quinone oxidoreductase subunit A — MEDLLRDYIPIAVFIGISLVIGLALLVSPFLLAYSKPDPEKLSAYECGFNAFDDARMKFDVRFYLVSILFIIFDLEVAFLFPWAVVFGDLGAYGFWSMMVFLGVLTIGFIYEWKKGALEWD; from the coding sequence ATGGAAGATCTGTTGCGGGACTATATCCCGATTGCCGTCTTCATCGGCATCTCGCTGGTCATTGGACTGGCCCTGCTGGTGTCGCCGTTTTTGCTGGCCTATTCCAAGCCGGATCCGGAGAAGCTGTCGGCCTACGAGTGCGGCTTCAACGCCTTTGACGACGCGCGCATGAAGTTCGATGTGCGCTTCTACCTCGTCTCGATCCTGTTCATCATCTTCGACCTGGAAGTGGCCTTCCTGTTCCCGTGGGCGGTCGTGTTCGGCGATCTCGGGGCCTATGGCTTCTGGTCGATGATGGTCTTCCTCGGCGTGCTGACCATCGGCTTCATCTACGAATGGAAGAAGGGGGCTCTGGAATGGGACTGA